A single window of Pseudoduganella plicata DNA harbors:
- a CDS encoding SDR family oxidoreductase — MQRVFITGASSGLGAALATQYARAGATLGLLARRGEALDALAASLPNPHLHRTYAVDVRDHAALQAAAAAFLDDAGGIDIVIANAGISHGTLTERGDDLEVFADIVATNVTASVATFTPFITAMRAQRTTGTLVGIGSVAGIRGLPGAGAYSASKAAVMTYCESLRVEMRRHGIRVVTIAPGYIDTPMTRHNPYPMPFLLAPEVFAARAARAIAQGVSYRVIPWQMGVVAKLLRMLPDALYDFAFARAPHKPRKQTSTPPP, encoded by the coding sequence ATGCAACGCGTCTTCATCACCGGTGCCTCCAGCGGCCTGGGCGCGGCGCTGGCAACGCAGTATGCCCGCGCCGGCGCCACCCTCGGCCTGCTGGCGCGGCGCGGCGAGGCGCTCGACGCCCTCGCCGCCTCTCTTCCAAACCCCCATCTGCACCGGACGTACGCCGTCGACGTGCGCGATCACGCCGCGCTGCAGGCCGCCGCTGCCGCTTTCCTCGATGATGCGGGCGGCATCGACATCGTCATCGCCAACGCCGGCATCTCGCACGGCACGCTGACGGAACGCGGCGACGACCTGGAAGTGTTCGCCGACATCGTCGCCACCAACGTCACGGCCAGCGTTGCCACATTCACCCCTTTCATCACCGCGATGCGCGCGCAGCGCACCACCGGCACCCTGGTCGGCATCGGCAGCGTTGCCGGCATTCGCGGCCTGCCCGGAGCGGGCGCATACAGCGCCTCGAAGGCGGCCGTCATGACGTATTGCGAATCGCTGCGTGTCGAGATGCGTCGCCATGGCATCCGCGTCGTGACGATCGCGCCGGGCTATATCGACACGCCGATGACGCGCCATAACCCTTATCCGATGCCGTTCCTGCTGGCGCCCGAAGTCTTTGCCGCGCGCGCCGCGCGCGCCATCGCGCAGGGCGTCAGCTACCGCGTCATTCCGTGGCAGATGGGCGTCGTGGCGAAGCTGCTGCGCATGCTGCCCGACGCGCTGTATGATTTCGCCTTTGCCCGGGCGCCGCACAAGCCGCGCAAGCAGACCAGTACTCCCCCGCCATGA
- a CDS encoding thiol:disulfide interchange protein DsbA/DsbL, producing MLKKILSAKKFLSAVTLSFVAFGAAASPTAPKEGADYQALATPQPTDTGKKVEVIEFFAYWCPHCNTFDPLLTAWVKKQGENIAFKRVHVPYDERLAPQQKLYYTLESMGLTDQYQPKVLKALHEERQQFTRDEAVFDWVAKNGIDKAKFVETYRSFGVAGKIRRAGAMMESYKVEYWPLLVVDGRWQASPSLTGQANKDLDTEAKQQQATLQVLDALVAKARAGKK from the coding sequence ATGCTGAAGAAGATCCTGTCCGCTAAAAAGTTCCTGTCCGCTGTCACGCTTTCCTTTGTCGCCTTTGGCGCCGCCGCCTCGCCTACCGCGCCGAAAGAAGGCGCGGACTATCAGGCGCTGGCGACGCCGCAGCCGACCGACACCGGCAAGAAAGTCGAAGTCATCGAGTTCTTCGCCTACTGGTGCCCGCACTGCAATACGTTCGACCCGCTGCTGACGGCATGGGTGAAAAAGCAGGGCGAGAACATCGCCTTCAAACGCGTGCACGTGCCGTACGACGAGCGCCTGGCGCCGCAGCAGAAGCTGTACTACACGCTGGAGTCGATGGGCCTGACGGACCAGTACCAGCCGAAAGTGCTGAAGGCGCTGCACGAGGAGCGCCAGCAGTTCACCCGCGACGAAGCGGTGTTTGACTGGGTCGCCAAGAACGGCATCGACAAGGCGAAGTTCGTTGAGACGTACCGCTCGTTTGGCGTGGCCGGCAAGATCCGCCGCGCCGGCGCGATGATGGAGAGCTACAAGGTCGAATACTGGCCGCTGCTGGTCGTCGACGGCCGCTGGCAGGCTTCCCCCAGCCTGACGGGCCAGGCCAACAAGGACCTGGACACGGAGGCGAAGCAGCAGCAGGCCACACTGCAGGTGCTGGACGCACTGGTCGCCAAAGCCCGCGCCGGGAAGAAGTAA
- a CDS encoding SPOR domain-containing protein, producing the protein MTPSSRFTPFQRQQGSTLVGIIIGLVIGLAIAVVVALMITKGQSPFTEKAPRPARPAEATGQISDPNKPMYGNRDATRNANRSFEKEAHPAAPAAPAAPAAPAPDPLQAVVDKIQAQPTEPHKAPAPLNTAAPPSQAAAPAPSAPGDDKWVYYLQAGAYRETSDAEAVRAKLALLGFEASVTDRTTDSGVLHRVRVGPFTQVEAMNKVRGKLSENGVDVAVVRNQK; encoded by the coding sequence ATGACACCAAGCTCCCGCTTCACCCCGTTCCAACGCCAGCAGGGCAGCACGCTGGTCGGCATCATCATCGGGCTCGTCATCGGCCTGGCGATCGCCGTCGTCGTCGCGCTGATGATCACCAAGGGCCAGTCGCCGTTTACGGAAAAGGCGCCGCGTCCAGCCAGGCCGGCCGAGGCTACGGGTCAGATCTCGGACCCCAACAAGCCGATGTACGGCAACCGGGACGCCACGCGCAACGCCAACCGCAGCTTCGAGAAGGAAGCGCATCCCGCCGCGCCGGCCGCTCCGGCTGCGCCGGCGGCGCCTGCCCCCGATCCGCTGCAGGCCGTCGTGGACAAGATCCAGGCGCAGCCGACGGAACCGCACAAGGCGCCGGCACCGCTGAATACGGCCGCGCCGCCGTCGCAGGCCGCAGCGCCGGCGCCATCGGCACCGGGCGACGACAAGTGGGTGTACTACCTGCAGGCCGGCGCCTATCGCGAGACGTCCGACGCGGAAGCCGTGCGCGCCAAGCTGGCGCTGCTGGGCTTCGAAGCCAGCGTCACGGACCGCACCACCGATTCCGGCGTGCTGCACCGCGTGCGCGTCGGCCCGTTCACGCAGGTGGAAGCGATGAACAAGGTACGCGGCAAGCTGTCGGAAAACGGCGTCGACGTCGCCGTCGTCCGCAACCAGAAATAA
- the argS gene encoding arginine--tRNA ligase → MLAQQKQQIVDLFQAALAPILAGSGLSPNVVLERPRDAAHGDVACNIAMQLAKQLKMNPRELAQKVVAALLENPAGKDLIASADIAGPGFINLRVTDASKQAVVKTVLAQGAAYGRSNAGTGKQVILEFVSANPTGPLHVGHGRQAALGDALSSLFEAQGFDVTREYYYNDAGVQIQTLATSVQARARGIKPGDAAWPESAYNGDYIQDIADDFLARKTVAASDGVPATASGDVDDFESIRAFAVAYLRCEQDTDLQAFGVKFDNYYLESSLYTDGKVEAAVSALVANGHTYEEGDALWLRTTDYGDDKDRVMRKKDGTYTYFVPDVAYHIVKFQRGFTQAINIQGSDHHGTIARVRAGLQAVNMGIPQGYPDYVLHKMVTVMKNGAEVKISKRAGSYVTVRDLIEWSGGGDITKGRDAVRFFLISRKADTEFVFDVDVALATNDENPVYYVQYAHARICSALANWGGDEATLAGVDLSPLTTPHEAGLLAKLAAYPEMLQRAQSELGPHQVAFYLRELAGELHSYYFAHKWLLDDDEPLKLARLALAVAVRQVLRNGLALIGVSAPNQM, encoded by the coding sequence ATGCTCGCCCAACAAAAACAACAGATCGTCGACCTGTTCCAGGCCGCCCTCGCCCCCATCCTCGCCGGATCGGGTCTTTCCCCCAATGTGGTGCTGGAGCGTCCGCGCGATGCCGCCCACGGCGACGTCGCCTGCAATATCGCCATGCAGCTGGCCAAGCAGCTCAAGATGAACCCGCGCGAACTGGCGCAGAAGGTCGTTGCCGCGCTGCTGGAAAATCCGGCCGGCAAGGACCTGATCGCCAGCGCCGACATCGCCGGTCCGGGCTTCATCAACCTGCGCGTCACGGACGCGTCCAAGCAGGCCGTCGTGAAGACGGTGCTGGCACAGGGCGCCGCGTATGGCCGCAGCAATGCCGGCACCGGCAAGCAAGTGATCCTCGAATTCGTCTCGGCCAACCCGACCGGCCCGCTGCACGTGGGCCACGGCCGCCAGGCGGCGCTGGGCGATGCGCTGTCGTCGCTGTTCGAGGCGCAGGGCTTCGACGTCACGCGCGAATACTATTACAACGATGCGGGCGTGCAGATCCAGACGCTGGCCACCTCGGTACAGGCGCGCGCACGCGGCATCAAGCCGGGCGACGCCGCATGGCCGGAATCGGCCTACAACGGCGACTACATCCAGGACATCGCGGACGACTTCCTGGCCAGGAAAACCGTGGCCGCGAGCGATGGCGTACCCGCCACGGCTTCCGGCGACGTCGACGACTTCGAATCGATCCGTGCGTTTGCCGTCGCCTACCTGCGCTGCGAGCAGGACACCGACCTGCAGGCGTTCGGCGTCAAGTTCGACAACTACTATCTCGAGTCTTCGCTGTACACGGACGGCAAGGTCGAAGCAGCCGTCAGCGCGCTGGTCGCCAACGGCCACACGTACGAAGAAGGCGATGCCCTGTGGCTGCGTACGACCGACTACGGCGACGACAAGGACCGGGTGATGCGCAAGAAGGACGGCACGTACACGTACTTCGTGCCGGACGTGGCGTACCATATCGTCAAGTTCCAGCGCGGCTTCACGCAGGCGATCAATATCCAGGGCTCCGACCACCACGGCACCATCGCGCGCGTGCGCGCCGGCCTGCAGGCGGTGAACATGGGCATCCCGCAGGGTTATCCCGACTACGTGCTGCACAAGATGGTCACCGTCATGAAGAACGGCGCCGAAGTGAAGATTTCCAAGCGTGCCGGCTCGTACGTGACGGTGCGCGACCTGATCGAATGGTCCGGCGGCGGCGATATCACCAAGGGCCGCGATGCCGTGCGCTTCTTCCTGATTTCCCGTAAAGCCGATACGGAGTTCGTGTTCGACGTGGACGTGGCCCTGGCCACCAATGACGAGAACCCGGTCTACTACGTCCAGTATGCGCACGCGCGCATCTGCTCGGCCCTCGCCAACTGGGGAGGCGACGAAGCCACGCTGGCCGGGGTCGACCTGTCGCCGCTGACGACGCCGCACGAAGCGGGGCTGCTGGCCAAGCTGGCCGCCTATCCTGAAATGCTGCAACGCGCCCAGAGCGAGCTCGGGCCGCACCAGGTCGCGTTCTACCTGCGCGAGCTGGCCGGTGAGCTGCACAGCTACTACTTCGCGCACAAGTGGCTGCTGGACGACGACGAGCCGCTGAAGCTGGCCCGTCTGGCATTGGCCGTCGCCGTGCGCCAGGTGCTGCGCAACGGCCTCGCCCTGATCGGCGTTTCCGCGCCCAACCAGATGTAA
- the rsmB gene encoding 16S rRNA (cytosine(967)-C(5))-methyltransferase RsmB, protein MGTAPAPQGERGLRPSYHRDLKPALQTEFKAELKADSLAFALLGAATAVVQVRGGMALPQALTGVFGTLDATPQGRGAIQDIAYRAMRQLGRSDALVGAMTEKAPEPLATALLACALPLMQLDAAGNAPYEAFTVVDQAVTAAGSHPDTARAKGMVNALLRRFLRERDALLASVARQPVARWNYPQWWIDAAVTAYPQDWQRILAAGDEAPPLTLRVNARKSPVDDYLAVLAEAGIGARRIGPHAVRLDKPMGVHGIPGFDAGIVSVQDAAAQLAAPLLDVQDGMRVLDACAAPGGKTCHILELADAHVTALDADPRRLARVGENLERLGLSATLQAAEAQTRGWWDGEGYDRILADVPCTASGIVRRHPDIRWLRRKADTLQLATLSGEILDNLWQMLRPNGKLLFVTCSLWPQESEAQAAAFAVRNGATRLDAPGQLLPVGGAEQDHDGLFYALFQKVA, encoded by the coding sequence ATGGGCACCGCGCCGGCGCCGCAGGGCGAACGCGGCCTGCGCCCCAGCTACCACCGCGACCTGAAACCGGCGCTGCAGACGGAATTCAAGGCCGAACTGAAGGCCGATTCGCTGGCGTTCGCGCTGCTGGGTGCCGCGACGGCCGTTGTCCAGGTCCGCGGCGGCATGGCGCTGCCACAGGCGCTGACGGGCGTGTTCGGGACGCTTGACGCCACGCCGCAGGGCCGCGGCGCCATCCAGGACATCGCCTACCGTGCGATGCGCCAGCTGGGCCGCAGCGATGCGCTGGTGGGCGCGATGACGGAAAAGGCGCCGGAACCGCTGGCGACGGCGCTGCTGGCCTGCGCGCTGCCGCTGATGCAGCTCGACGCTGCCGGCAACGCACCGTATGAGGCGTTCACGGTGGTCGACCAGGCCGTCACCGCCGCCGGCTCGCATCCCGACACGGCACGTGCCAAAGGCATGGTCAACGCATTGCTGCGCCGTTTCCTGCGCGAGCGCGACGCGCTGCTGGCGTCGGTGGCACGCCAGCCGGTCGCGCGCTGGAACTATCCACAATGGTGGATCGACGCGGCCGTCACGGCGTATCCGCAGGACTGGCAGCGCATCCTGGCTGCCGGCGACGAAGCGCCTCCGCTGACCCTGCGCGTCAACGCGCGTAAAAGCCCGGTGGACGACTATCTGGCCGTGCTGGCCGAAGCGGGCATCGGTGCGCGCCGCATCGGTCCCCATGCGGTGCGGCTGGACAAGCCGATGGGCGTGCACGGCATTCCCGGCTTCGATGCCGGCATCGTCTCGGTGCAGGACGCGGCCGCCCAACTGGCCGCGCCGCTGCTGGACGTGCAGGACGGCATGCGCGTGCTCGATGCCTGCGCGGCGCCGGGCGGCAAGACGTGCCACATCCTGGAGCTGGCCGATGCGCACGTGACGGCGCTCGATGCGGATCCGCGCCGGCTGGCACGCGTGGGCGAGAACCTGGAGCGTCTCGGCCTGTCGGCCACGCTGCAGGCGGCCGAAGCGCAAACGCGCGGCTGGTGGGACGGCGAAGGCTACGACCGCATCCTGGCCGACGTGCCGTGCACGGCCTCCGGCATCGTGCGCCGCCATCCCGATATCCGCTGGCTGCGCCGCAAGGCCGACACGCTCCAACTTGCAACACTTTCGGGCGAAATTCTCGACAATCTTTGGCAGATGCTGCGGCCCAATGGTAAATTGCTGTTCGTGACATGTTCGTTGTGGCCGCAGGAATCCGAGGCGCAGGCGGCCGCTTTCGCGGTGCGCAATGGCGCCACGCGACTCGATGCGCCCGGTCAGCTGCTGCCTGTGGGCGGTGCCGAACAGGATCACGATGGTTTGTTCTACGCGCTTTTCCAGAAGGTCGCGTAA
- a CDS encoding DUF4390 domain-containing protein, with the protein MTLRFVRLLACQLLLMLACALPGPARAAEETVEITRAYIEAAEEGYRLSAAYSFDLNHGLEDALQYGVQLYFTTQISFTRPRWYWFDEKAVTNKRTHRIWYDVLTRQYHVTILGSVSQNFASLDDALFFIRRPTRWVVAPRGALKVGEVYNVTVSMGMDRNYLPKPIQVSAFNNSEWTLASQKKTFQYRAE; encoded by the coding sequence GTGACCTTACGATTTGTTCGACTCCTGGCATGCCAGCTGCTGCTGATGCTGGCCTGTGCGCTGCCGGGGCCGGCACGCGCCGCCGAAGAGACCGTGGAGATCACCCGGGCATACATCGAAGCGGCGGAAGAAGGCTACCGCCTGTCGGCCGCCTACTCGTTCGATCTGAATCACGGCCTGGAGGACGCGTTGCAATATGGCGTCCAGCTGTACTTCACCACCCAGATTTCCTTTACGCGGCCGCGCTGGTACTGGTTCGACGAGAAAGCCGTCACCAACAAGCGCACCCACCGTATCTGGTACGACGTGCTGACGCGCCAGTACCATGTGACGATCCTGGGCAGCGTGTCGCAGAACTTCGCCTCCCTCGACGATGCGCTGTTCTTCATCCGGCGCCCGACGCGCTGGGTGGTGGCGCCGCGCGGCGCGCTGAAGGTCGGCGAGGTGTACAACGTCACCGTCAGCATGGGCATGGACCGAAACTATCTGCCCAAGCCGATCCAGGTGAGCGCCTTCAACAACAGCGAATGGACGCTGGCCTCGCAGAAGAAAACCTTCCAGTACAGGGCCGAGTAA
- a CDS encoding sensor histidine kinase: MTQALRYLFVVAGAICSILLFLLASASDNSGFFDRYYSWLLAMNATVAFALLALVAVSLFRLYSRYKSGKFGSRLMTRLVMLFAAIGVLPGLVIFLVSVQFVSHSIESWFNVRVEEALEAGLDLGRSALDASLTELRANAERTADELAAQPFYAAPAELARFVKTHPRVQSAIIVDGDGGLIVSAMGERRINLSADLPTAAMLAKAQSDPPYAVPEGGSELRDETANTTGPQMPDPNNALRLRVLLPIPDASTGTRFAPRYLQVIQAASPRLAADGETLRTAYSEYKERFVARVGLRRMYIETLTLTLLLAVFGAIAAAFLIANDLAQPLLLLAEGTRAVAEGDLSPRPIVASSDELGTLTQSFNTMTRQLSEARTAVERNRLALQNAKAHLESVLANMSAGVMVLDAEFRLVTCNDSVERILQKTGVSLVGKPLAEVDGMHEFAGAVTAAFSAQSAQSAAGRNAQRLHWQRQLEISRPGGGPDENALILLTRGSRLPQEGGGGYIVVFDDITDVISAQRSIAWGEVARRLAHEIKNPLTPIQLSAERLQMKLEDKLDKKDVELLNKSTSTIVNQVSAMKRMVDDFRDYARTPPAQLLPLDLNALVEEILHLYVGDEGNDIIHAHLAPFLPMVMGDETQMRQVIHNLLQNAQDALADMPNQPHAPRIDVVTEAIHYQSADGGTRIAVRLSIADNGPGFAPKILARAFEPYVTSKARGTGLGLAMVKKIIDEHGGRIDIQNHADGSGASVLILLLKLAPVQLA; the protein is encoded by the coding sequence GTGACCCAGGCATTGCGGTATCTGTTCGTTGTCGCGGGAGCCATCTGCAGCATCCTGCTGTTCCTGCTCGCCTCCGCCTCCGACAACTCCGGCTTCTTCGACCGCTATTACTCCTGGCTGCTGGCGATGAACGCCACCGTGGCCTTCGCACTGCTGGCACTGGTTGCCGTCTCGCTGTTCCGGCTGTACTCACGCTACAAGAGCGGCAAGTTCGGCTCACGGCTGATGACGCGGCTCGTGATGCTGTTTGCCGCCATCGGCGTGCTGCCCGGGCTTGTCATCTTCCTCGTCTCCGTGCAGTTCGTCTCGCATTCGATCGAATCGTGGTTCAACGTGCGCGTCGAGGAAGCACTGGAGGCCGGCCTGGATCTGGGGCGCTCAGCGCTGGATGCGTCGCTGACGGAACTGCGCGCGAACGCCGAGCGCACGGCGGACGAGCTGGCCGCGCAGCCTTTCTATGCGGCGCCCGCCGAACTGGCGCGCTTCGTCAAGACGCATCCACGGGTGCAGAGCGCCATCATCGTCGATGGCGACGGCGGCCTGATCGTCTCGGCGATGGGCGAGCGCCGCATCAACCTGTCGGCCGACCTGCCCACGGCAGCCATGCTGGCCAAGGCGCAGTCCGACCCGCCGTACGCCGTGCCCGAAGGCGGCAGCGAGCTGCGCGACGAGACGGCCAATACGACGGGCCCGCAGATGCCGGACCCGAACAACGCCCTGCGCCTGCGCGTGCTGTTGCCCATCCCCGATGCCAGCACGGGCACGCGTTTCGCGCCGCGCTACCTGCAGGTGATCCAGGCAGCATCGCCGCGCCTGGCGGCCGATGGCGAGACCCTGCGCACCGCCTACAGCGAATACAAGGAGCGCTTCGTGGCCCGGGTAGGGCTGCGGCGCATGTACATCGAGACGCTGACATTGACGTTGCTGCTGGCGGTGTTCGGCGCCATCGCCGCCGCGTTCCTGATCGCCAACGACCTGGCGCAGCCGCTGCTGCTGCTGGCAGAAGGCACGCGCGCCGTGGCCGAGGGCGACCTGTCGCCACGCCCGATCGTGGCCAGCTCGGACGAACTGGGCACGCTGACGCAAAGCTTCAATACGATGACGCGCCAGCTGTCCGAGGCGCGCACGGCCGTCGAACGCAACCGCCTGGCGCTGCAGAACGCCAAGGCCCACCTGGAATCGGTGCTGGCCAATATGTCGGCCGGCGTGATGGTGCTCGATGCGGAGTTCCGCCTCGTCACCTGCAACGATTCGGTCGAACGCATCCTGCAGAAGACGGGCGTGTCACTGGTCGGCAAACCTCTGGCCGAAGTCGACGGCATGCACGAATTCGCCGGCGCCGTCACCGCGGCCTTCTCGGCACAGAGCGCGCAGTCGGCGGCCGGGCGCAACGCGCAGCGCCTGCACTGGCAGCGCCAGCTCGAGATTTCGCGCCCGGGCGGCGGGCCGGACGAAAACGCGCTGATCCTGCTGACGCGCGGCTCGCGCCTGCCGCAGGAAGGCGGCGGCGGCTACATCGTCGTGTTCGACGACATCACCGACGTGATCTCGGCCCAGCGTTCGATCGCCTGGGGCGAGGTGGCGCGCCGGCTGGCGCACGAGATCAAGAACCCGCTCACGCCGATACAGCTGTCGGCCGAGCGGCTGCAGATGAAGCTGGAAGACAAGCTCGATAAAAAGGACGTCGAGCTTCTGAACAAGAGCACCAGCACGATCGTCAACCAGGTCAGCGCGATGAAGCGCATGGTCGACGATTTCCGCGACTATGCCCGCACGCCGCCGGCGCAGCTGCTGCCGCTGGATCTGAATGCGCTGGTCGAAGAGATTCTCCACCTGTACGTGGGAGACGAGGGCAACGACATCATCCACGCCCACCTGGCGCCGTTCCTGCCGATGGTGATGGGCGACGAGACGCAGATGCGCCAGGTGATCCACAACCTGCTGCAGAATGCGCAGGATGCCCTGGCGGACATGCCGAACCAGCCGCACGCGCCGCGCATCGACGTGGTGACGGAAGCGATTCATTACCAGAGCGCCGATGGCGGCACGCGCATTGCGGTGCGGCTGTCGATCGCGGACAATGGTCCCGGCTTTGCGCCGAAAATCCTGGCGCGTGCATTCGAACCTTACGTCACGTCGAAAGCGCGCGGCACGGGATTGGGACTGGCAATGGTGAAGAAAATCATCGACGAGCATGGTGGGCGGATCGATATCCAGAACCATGCCGATGGAAGTGGCGCTTCGGTACTGATTTTACTGTTAAAGTTGGCACCGGTGCAGTTGGCATAA
- a CDS encoding response regulator yields MANILVVDDEMGIRELLSEILGDEGHAVTLAENAQQARQARAAGAPDLVLLDIWMPDTDGVTLLKEWQRDGLLTMPVIMMSGHATIDTAVEATRIGALNFLEKPIAMQKLLKAVQAGLTRAQEVVRAPVIAQRPAALPPVEEAAPPTFGAPPAPPPGAHGIAMSRGSGEGHTFNLSFDLPLREARDAFERMYFEHHLGREGGSMTRVAEKTGLERTHLYRKLKQLGVEPGKLAKKNQQV; encoded by the coding sequence ATGGCAAACATTCTGGTAGTAGATGATGAAATGGGCATCCGGGAACTCCTCTCGGAAATCCTGGGCGACGAGGGACATGCGGTCACGCTGGCGGAAAACGCCCAGCAGGCCCGCCAGGCCCGCGCCGCCGGTGCGCCCGACCTGGTCCTGCTCGACATCTGGATGCCGGATACGGACGGTGTCACACTGCTGAAGGAATGGCAGCGCGACGGCCTGCTGACAATGCCGGTCATTATGATGTCCGGCCATGCCACGATCGATACGGCCGTCGAGGCCACCCGCATCGGCGCATTGAATTTCCTGGAAAAGCCGATCGCCATGCAGAAGCTGCTCAAGGCGGTGCAGGCCGGGCTGACCCGTGCCCAGGAAGTCGTGCGTGCGCCCGTGATTGCGCAACGCCCCGCGGCGCTGCCGCCGGTGGAAGAGGCGGCGCCGCCCACGTTCGGGGCCCCGCCGGCACCGCCCCCGGGCGCGCATGGCATCGCCATGTCGCGCGGCAGCGGCGAAGGCCATACGTTCAACCTGTCGTTCGACCTGCCGCTGCGTGAAGCGCGTGACGCGTTCGAGCGCATGTATTTCGAGCACCACCTGGGCCGCGAAGGCGGCAGCATGACGCGGGTGGCCGAAAAGACGGGCCTGGAACGGACCCACCTGTACCGCAAGCTGAAGCAGTTGGGCGTCGAGCCCGGCAAGCTGGCGAAGAAGAACCAGCAGGTCTGA
- a CDS encoding GTPase: MTCTTPAAPPRPGLPTTLVTGARAIDRERAIAALLQPSVDTAVIIEGLADPNTPLADAEGNAAGPTLLRIAPGCLCCAGNLVLRVTLNRLLRRPPARLFISLADATHVGQLRALLSAQPYDSLLSLYDDVTA; this comes from the coding sequence ATGACCTGCACCACCCCGGCCGCGCCGCCGCGGCCGGGGCTTCCCACCACCCTCGTCACGGGCGCGCGCGCAATCGACCGCGAGCGTGCCATCGCCGCGCTGCTGCAGCCTAGTGTCGACACGGCCGTCATCATCGAAGGGCTGGCCGACCCGAATACGCCCCTGGCAGATGCTGAGGGCAACGCTGCAGGCCCCACGCTGCTGCGTATCGCGCCCGGTTGCCTTTGCTGCGCCGGCAATCTGGTCTTGCGTGTTACATTGAATCGTCTCTTGCGCCGCCCGCCAGCGCGACTCTTTATCAGCCTGGCCGACGCCACTCATGTGGGACAGCTGCGCGCCCTTCTGTCAGCCCAGCCCTACGACAGCCTGCTGTCCCTCTATGACGACGTCACGGCGTGA
- a CDS encoding BTH_I0359 family protein has product MNLIYNSEQYSVVEFGPDRELEALRFGGYEIVDKGGKREIFIAGQLAQNFRRDVNQLIANEPTMEEIDEFLGSYDSLMSQPVLLH; this is encoded by the coding sequence ATGAACCTCATTTATAACAGCGAGCAGTACAGCGTCGTCGAATTCGGGCCAGATCGTGAACTCGAAGCCCTGCGTTTCGGCGGCTACGAAATTGTCGACAAAGGCGGCAAGCGGGAAATCTTCATCGCCGGCCAGCTGGCGCAGAACTTCCGCCGCGACGTCAACCAGCTCATCGCCAACGAGCCCACGATGGAGGAGATCGACGAGTTTCTCGGCAGTTATGACTCCCTGATGAGTCAGCCGGTGCTGCTGCATTAA
- a CDS encoding class II glutamine amidotransferase — protein MCQLLGMNCNVPTDIVFSFTGFAMRGGRTDTHHDGWGIAFFEGAGVRHFVDHQAAVDSPVATLIKTYPIKSRNVIAHIRKATQGEVALENCHPFVRELWGRYWVFAHNGDLKAFDPALDGAFRPVGSTDSERAFCWLLQQLRRRFGDTRPGSRELAAELAILVRDIAAHGTFNMMLSDGTALFAHCSTSLHYLVRQHPFDTAILSDEDVRVDFSQVTTPNDRVAIIVTQPLTANERWTAFQPGELLCFVDGLPHGA, from the coding sequence ATGTGCCAACTTCTGGGAATGAACTGCAATGTGCCGACCGACATTGTGTTCAGCTTTACCGGCTTCGCCATGCGCGGTGGCCGCACCGATACCCACCACGATGGCTGGGGCATCGCTTTCTTCGAAGGCGCCGGCGTGCGCCATTTCGTCGACCACCAGGCCGCGGTCGATTCGCCGGTCGCCACCCTTATCAAGACTTATCCGATCAAGTCGCGCAACGTCATCGCCCATATCCGCAAGGCCACGCAGGGCGAGGTCGCGCTGGAGAACTGTCACCCGTTCGTACGCGAGCTGTGGGGGCGCTACTGGGTCTTTGCCCACAACGGCGACCTGAAAGCGTTCGACCCGGCTCTCGATGGCGCGTTCCGCCCCGTCGGCAGCACCGACAGCGAACGCGCCTTCTGCTGGCTGCTGCAGCAATTGCGGCGCCGCTTTGGCGATACGCGGCCCGGCAGCCGTGAGCTGGCGGCCGAACTTGCCATACTGGTGCGCGACATCGCCGCCCACGGCACCTTCAATATGATGCTGTCCGACGGTACCGCCCTGTTTGCGCACTGTTCGACCAGCCTGCATTACCTCGTGCGCCAGCACCCGTTCGACACGGCCATCCTGTCCGATGAGGACGTGCGGGTCGATTTCTCCCAAGTGACGACGCCGAACGACAGGGTCGCCATCATCGTCACGCAGCCGTTGACCGCTAACGAACGCTGGACGGCTTTCCAGCCGGGCGAGCTGCTGTGCTTTGTCGACGGGCTTCCGCATGGGGCTTAG